From a single Solanum dulcamara chromosome 4, daSolDulc1.2, whole genome shotgun sequence genomic region:
- the LOC129885092 gene encoding protein CURLY FLAG LEAF 1-like, producing the protein MTTGPNMAAITASLQNCSLSNHHRGGTSNNAVIAPSDGDGFSDSSENSNSNITINNPSDDATLELNSEISLPYHWEQCLDLKTGEIYYINWRTGMRMNEDPRTNVGGEEEVYGDNNLYYSEEEDDGDNNSYDSEGSSEEEESSLSYQSSRVQIVPQIPQINIMTTESARRAAPASAATAPTLVLGGCKICMMYFMVAKEVDDCPRCGGQLLHFDS; encoded by the exons ATGACGACTGGTCCAAATATGGCTGCTATTACAGCTTCTCTCCAAAATTGTTCGCTGAGTAACCATCATCGGGGCGGCACCAGCAACAATGCGGTTATCGCCCCGTCAGATGGAGATGGATTTTCCGATTCGTCAGAAAATTCCAACTCCAACATCACCATCAACAACCCCTCAGATGATGCTACCTTGGAACTCAATTCTGAGATTTCTCTTCCATACCATTGGGAACAATGCCTTGATTTGAAG ACAGGggaaatttattatattaactGGAGGACTGGGATGAGAATGAATGAAGATCCAAGAACAAATGTTGGTGGAGAAGAAGAAGTGTATGGTGATAACAATTTGTACTActcagaagaagaagatgatggtGATAACAACTCTTATGATAGTGAAGgatcttcagaagaagaagagtcatcattatcatatcaatcttcaagagttcaaataGTACCACAAATACCACAAATTAATATTATGACTACTGAGAGTGCAAGGAGAGCAGCACCAGCATCAGCAGCAACAGCACCAACACTAGTGTTGGGTGGTTGCAAGATTTGTATGATGTATTTCATGGTGGCTAAAGAAGTTGATGATTGCCCAAGATGTGGTGGACAACTTCTTCACtttgatagttga
- the LOC129885093 gene encoding GEM-like protein 5 — MDGQKLGTHIMGPPSVPTTHQDNQKAALWRAHDQEKLHDFQTQQQPYLVYSPVVKPSSNPIDSVAHVFNSWSNRADTIARNVWRNLKTGPSVSEAACGKLKLTAKALTEGGFEPLYKQTFASDPNEQLKKTFACYLSTIIGPVAGTLYLSSTKVAFCSDRPLSFRAPSGQEAWSYYKVAIPLANIGSVNPVVMRENPSERYIQIVTIDGHDFWFMRLINFEKAKLHLLETLSHFRGQPYGGY, encoded by the exons ATGGATGGGCAGAAATTGGGCACCCATATTATGGGTCCTCCATCAGTTCCAACTACTCATCAAGACAACCAAAAAGCTGCCTTATGGAGAGCTCATGATCAGGAAAAGCTACATGATTTTCAAACTCAACAACAGCCTTACCTTGTGTATTCCCCTGTTGTAAAGCCTAGCAGCAATCCAATTGACTCTGTTGCTCATGTATTCAATTCTTGGAGTAACAGAGCTGACACCATCGCCCGCAATGTCTGGCGTAACT TGAAAACTGGTCCATCAGTATCTGAAGCAGCATGTGGTAAACTTAAATTGACAGCCAAGGCATTAACAGAAGGTGGATTTGAGCCACTTTACAAGCAAACTTTTGCATCAGATCCAAATGAGCAGCTGAAGAAGACATTTGCTTGTTATCTTTCTACAATAATTGGTCCTGTTGCTGGAACTCTTTATTTGTCATCTACTAAAGTGGCTTTCTGTAGTGATCGTCCCTTATCTTTTAGAGCTCCATCTGGACAGGAGGCTTGGAGCTACTATAAG GTGGCAATACCATTGGCAAACATTGGAAGTGTCAACCCAGTAGTCATGAGAGAAAATCCATCAGAAAGGTATATTCAAATTGTCACCATAGATGGTCATGACTTTTGGTTCATGAGATTGATTAATTTTGAGAAAGCAAAGCTTCATCTCCTAGAGACTTTATCACATTTTAGAGGCCAACCTTATGGTGGATACTGA
- the LOC129887605 gene encoding protein CYSTEINE-RICH TRANSMEMBRANE MODULE 11-like, with product MSYQHVHEGPYSDYPPPGYGPPPPPQPQGYPGPGMPPPPGFYNAGYPPPPPPPGPHSYQGYFNDQYPPPPPPQHMYHDHGGGYYGDDNGCSSFLRGCLATLCCCCLLEECCL from the exons ATGAGTTACCAGCATGTTCATGAAGGTCCCTACTCTGACTACCCTCCACCAG gGTATGGACCACCACCACCGCCGCAACCACAAGGATACCCTGGGCCAGGGATGCCACCACCACCGGGGTTCTATAATGCAGGCTAccctccaccaccaccacctcctgGACCCCATAGTTATCAGGGATACTTTAATGATCAATACCCTCCGCCACCACCACCTCAGCATATGTATCATGATCATGGTGGTGGTTATTATGGTGATGACAATGGATGTTCTTCATTCTTAAGAGGATG TTTGGCTACTCTTTGTTGTTGCTGTCTTTTGGAGGAGTGCTGTCTGTAG
- the LOC129885094 gene encoding protein TIFY 9-like, whose product MIFLKIIICSINLLNNQTMARSTVELDFFSMEKESSTTNSKFEYINSVISKIDSTESANAVATAKGMSLPDYPLLPIFNPTSRLCCCLENGTKIAPLTIFYDGTAAVFHVTNDEAEDILKFAERTKIMNTFSSKKQLFVETLSGDLSFARRNSLLRFLEKRKERLTMVSPYGFFQSSRNKN is encoded by the exons ATGATAttcctaaaaataataatatgctCAATCAATCTTCTCAATAATCAAACAATGGCGAGATCAACGGTGGAACTCGATTTCTTCAGCATGGAGAAAGAGTCCAGTACTactaattcaaaatttgaat ATATTAATAGTGTAATTTCAAAGATCGATTCTACTGAATCGGCGAATGCTGTAGCAACGGCAAAAGGGATGAGCCTCCCTGATTATCCTTTGTTGCCCATTTTTAATCCTACTTCAAG GCTTTGTTGTTGCTTGGAAAACGGTACGAAAATTGCACCTTTGACTATTTTCTACGATGGAACGGCTGCGGTTTTCCATGTTACTAATGACGAG GCGGAGGATATTCTAAAGTTTGCAGAAAGGACAAAAATAATGAATACCTTTTCGTCAAAAAAACAATTGTTTGTGGAAACATTAAGCGGAG ATTTATCATTCGCGAGAAGAAACTCCTTGCTTAGATTCTTGGAGAAGCGAAAAGAGAG